One Brassica napus cultivar Da-Ae chromosome A1, Da-Ae, whole genome shotgun sequence genomic region harbors:
- the LOC106349324 gene encoding 60S ribosomal protein L8-3-like, which produces MGRVIRAQRKGAGSVFKSHTHHRKGPAKFRSLDFGERNGYLKGVVTEIIHDPGRGAPLARVSFRHPFRYKKQKELFVAAEGMYTGQFLYCGKKATLVVGNVLPLRSIPEGAVVCNVEHHVGDRGVLARASGDYAIVISHNPDNDTTRVKLPSGSKKIVPSGCRAMIGQVAGGGRTEKPMLKAGNAYHKYRVKRNCWPKVRGVAMNPVEHPHGGGNHQHIGHASTVRRDAPPGQKVGLIAARRTGRLRGQAAALASKQE; this is translated from the exons atgGGTCGTGTCATCAGAGCTCAACGTAAGGGAGCAGGCTCCGTCTTCAAGTCCCACACTCACCACCGCAAGGGCCCCGCCAAGTTCAGGAGCCTCGACTTCGGCGAGAGAAATGGTTACCTCAAGGGTGTCGTCACCGAGATCATCCACGATCCAGGTCGCGGTGCTCCGTTAGCTCGCGTCTCCTTCCGTCATCCTTTCCGTTACAAGAAGCAGAAGGAGCTCTTCGTCGCCGCCGAAGGTATGTACACCGGACAGTTCTTGTACTGCGGTAAGAAGGCCACTCTCGTTGTCGGAAATGTTCTGCCTCTCAGATCTATCCCCGAGGGAGCTGTTGTCTGCAACGTCGAGCACCATGTTGGTGATCGTGGTGTGCTCGCTAGGGCTTCTGGTGATTACGCTATTGTTATCTCTCACAATCCCGACAACGACACGACCAG GGTTAAGTTGCCATCTGGTTCGAAGAAGATTGTCCCAAGTGGATGCAGGGCCATGATTGGTCAAGTCGCTGGTGGTGGGAGAACTGAGAAGCCGATGCTCAAGGCGGGTAACGCGTACCACAAGTACCGTGTGAAGAGGAACTGCTGGCCTAAGGTTCGTGGTGTGGCTATGAACCCTGTTGAGCATCCTCACGGAGGAGGTAACCATCAACATATTGGTCACGCTAGTACCGTTCGTCGTGATGCACCACCCGGACAAAAGGTTGGTCTTATTGCTGCAAGGAGAACTGGTCGTCTCAGAGGTCAAGCTGCTGCTCTTGCCTCCAAGCAAGAATAA